From a single Streptomyces sp. NBC_00377 genomic region:
- a CDS encoding bifunctional 3'-5' exonuclease/DNA polymerase has protein sequence MADRWALAPAEDGGVELAPLGPGGLRAGPVLREADPALAVRERPDVTRWVWRSTAEVYPRLLATGVRVQRCYDVEDAETLLLGHEGRSGEPRSAAAALARLRGGPVPPDPPQRSAAPGAQSSLFEAQDTAVRLPLDELLAVYAEQQRRHERAEHPERMRLLTAAESAGMLVAAEMNRAGLPWSADVHRAVLHDLLGERYAGGGEPRRLAELADEVSTAFGRRVRPDLPADVVKAFAQAGIRIRSTRRWEIESLDHPAVKPLIEYKKLYRIWVAHGWSWLQDWVRDGRFRPEFLAHGTVTGRWVTNGGGALQIPKVIRRAVVADPGWRLVVADADQMEPRVLAAISRDPGLMEVAGRETDLYQSVSDRAFSGDRAQAKLAVLGAVYGQTSGDGLKNLAALRRRFPRAVAYVDEAARAGEEGRLVRTWLGRTCPPAAGTGDEGTEEAGIPVDPGGPGGQGGPHDLGGSGGSGGDDENADGRHWVPGHASSNARARGRFARNFVVQGSAADWALLLLAALRRACAGMAAELVFFQHDEVIVHCPEEEAETVVAAIREASELAGRLTFGETPVRFPFTTAVVECYADAK, from the coding sequence ATGGCCGACCGGTGGGCACTCGCTCCGGCCGAGGACGGTGGCGTGGAACTCGCCCCCCTCGGTCCCGGCGGGCTGCGCGCGGGTCCGGTGCTGCGGGAGGCGGACCCGGCGCTGGCGGTGCGTGAGCGGCCCGACGTCACCCGATGGGTCTGGCGTTCCACGGCCGAGGTGTATCCGCGGCTGCTCGCCACGGGGGTGCGAGTGCAACGGTGCTATGACGTCGAGGACGCCGAGACCCTCCTCCTGGGCCATGAGGGGCGCTCCGGCGAGCCCCGCTCGGCGGCCGCCGCGCTGGCCAGGCTGCGCGGTGGCCCCGTACCGCCGGACCCCCCGCAGCGCTCCGCCGCGCCCGGCGCGCAGTCCTCGCTGTTCGAGGCGCAGGACACCGCCGTCCGGCTGCCGCTCGACGAGCTCCTCGCCGTCTACGCCGAGCAGCAGCGGCGGCACGAGCGGGCCGAACACCCGGAGCGGATGCGGCTGCTGACGGCGGCCGAGTCGGCCGGGATGCTGGTGGCCGCAGAGATGAACCGGGCGGGGCTGCCGTGGAGCGCGGACGTGCACCGCGCGGTCCTGCACGACCTGCTCGGCGAGCGGTACGCGGGAGGGGGCGAGCCCCGGCGGCTCGCGGAGCTGGCCGACGAGGTGTCGACCGCGTTCGGGCGCCGGGTCCGCCCCGACCTGCCCGCCGACGTGGTCAAGGCCTTCGCGCAGGCCGGCATCCGGATCAGGTCCACCCGGCGCTGGGAGATCGAGTCCCTCGACCATCCGGCCGTGAAGCCGCTGATCGAGTACAAGAAGCTATACCGCATCTGGGTGGCCCACGGCTGGTCCTGGTTGCAGGACTGGGTGCGGGACGGCCGGTTCCGGCCGGAGTTCCTCGCGCACGGCACGGTCACCGGGCGCTGGGTGACCAACGGCGGGGGCGCCCTCCAGATCCCCAAGGTCATCCGGCGGGCGGTGGTCGCCGACCCGGGCTGGCGGCTCGTCGTCGCCGACGCCGACCAGATGGAGCCGCGCGTGCTGGCGGCGATCTCCCGCGACCCCGGTCTGATGGAGGTCGCGGGCCGGGAGACGGACCTCTACCAGTCGGTCTCCGACCGCGCCTTCTCCGGTGACCGCGCCCAGGCGAAGCTCGCCGTCCTCGGCGCGGTCTACGGCCAGACCTCCGGTGACGGGCTGAAGAACCTCGCCGCGCTGCGCCGCCGCTTCCCGCGCGCGGTGGCGTACGTCGACGAGGCGGCCCGGGCCGGCGAGGAGGGCCGGCTCGTGCGGACCTGGCTCGGCCGCACCTGCCCACCGGCGGCCGGCACGGGCGACGAGGGGACGGAGGAGGCCGGCATCCCCGTCGACCCGGGCGGGCCCGGCGGCCAGGGCGGTCCCCATGATCTTGGTGGCTCAGGTGGCTCAGGCGGAGACGACGAGAACGCGGACGGCCGGCACTGGGTACCGGGTCACGCCTCGAGCAACGCACGCGCGCGTGGCCGCTTCGCCCGCAACTTCGTCGTGCAGGGCAGCGCCGCCGACTGGGCGCTGCTGCTGCTCGCCGCGCTACGGCGCGCATGTGCCGGGATGGCGGCCGAGCTGGTCTTCTTCCAGCACGACGAGGTGATCGTGCACTGTCCCGAGGAGGAGGCCGAGACGGTCGTCGCCGCGATCCGGGAGGCGTCCGAGCTGGCCGGGCGGCTGACGTTCGGGGAGACGCCGGTGCGGTTCCCGTTCACGACGGCGGTGGTGGAGTGCTACGCCGACGCCAAATAG